Sequence from the Microplitis demolitor isolate Queensland-Clemson2020A chromosome 2, iyMicDemo2.1a, whole genome shotgun sequence genome:
gcgactaaaaatatttatttggtattTTGAATCGCGATAAATTATCACCgagcttttaaaattattcttaaggGCTTTTTTTACCgtgctaaataaatttaaccagCCTtccatacaaatatatacattaacaataaaattgatagtTTTTCGACCTTGAGCCCACAAAAGAAAGTACACGcattaaaaaatcttgaataacatttttctctcttttttttaataactattatttcttttttattacacagcccgtaatttttttaattaccattGCGTGTTTGTCATTGTGATAccagcaattaaaaaatttcaaatttaaactaaaaaatctcaattccaaaaaaatatcaaataattcccatcattacttttttaaatttattataaaaattattgtgatatGACGTAATTACCCGAGCAAGACACTCTAAATGCTAACCTTGGCTATgcactacttatttttttattacacaatatatcgataaatatccatgattattaattaacaatttctatcaattaattagttaaaaaaaaaaaaaaaaaaaattctccaaaAATACTCCAGTAGcccccataaaaaaaatttcgaaaaaaaatatatgttgaaacattaaaaaaatatataaatatatataaaatatgtataaaaatatatattttcatatatgagaaaaatatgttttttgtatatgattgacatttatatattatatatattctaaacatatacggacatatatgatgaatattatattttttaatatgaaaaaaatatatgagaaaatatagttaaatttgctgcatatattttctgatatttattatatatttcgatcatatatattattttcatacgggtTAAATATTTGGCCAATttttcgtatatatattttatatattaaaaatatataaaaatataccaaaaatatatatataaaaatatttcaaagatataaaaaatacaactatgaaaatataaaaaatatatagggAAAGGGGGCAAAATGATCACCTGGAGGTAAAACGGGCCGGTAAAATTTTGGTGACCCATTTTCCCCCTCTTcgctataaaaaatatatttttttcatattttcataattattttttctatatattttttttatatgaaaaatatattttaacatatatatttttcataaatttttatataatagatATTTAGATTATCATTAGCTCAACAAAGTGTAAATCCGTCAAATGATCGTCTAGAATAAACATAgcaagtatttaataattatttcgctGAAAGGTATTAATTATCAGTGTAAGATTACATACATTTATCATATAGTCATGCAATTATCCAAAGCACACGcgtttaataaaatcatataaaacaTAGCCacgtaaaataatgaaattctaTCGGTCTTATTAACCGACTTATGAAAAAAGTATCTCACGCCAGTAAATAAAagatgacaaaaataattaatgtgtCAATCAGTATGATTTAAGGTAACGTGGGAAAAGCgatgataaaaagtaaatgatgTATGATGTCGTATGGCTTATGTGTAATGTATAATGTATGTGTCCACCGGTGGCATCTCCAGCAATAGGTGATTGTTGGCATGATGTGTCTGAGGAAGGTAAAGTATAGTGAGGTCTTGGGGGCCAGTGCGGGACGAGTTGGACCCTCTCCCGAGCACCTCGAGAGACTCGACCTGGGACGGTCGCTCGTCCGTATAAAAGCCGCGGTACAGAGGACTAAGAAGCATCAGTTCTCAAATCAAGAGCTTCAGCACATCACCAGCTCTCtaatttgttatattattttataaagatcCAATTTGTGTttctataacttttaataGTCGAGGTAAATCGACTGGTCGTTAAGTTATTACCCAGATACATTTGCAATCATGAGAGTATTCATGGTAAgttacatctatatatattttaatttaaatgtttccgCATTGGGACTGTGGATCCTCGGTGACTTTCACTTAagagttactttttttatgcttGAGActaatgagaaaatttatttgttttaaaacagATCGTTGCGCTCGCCGCAGTGGCGATGGCACGACCGGAAGCTGGTTACTCGTATCAGCAACCCAGTAGCAGCTATGGAGCGCCAGGTGGATCCGGGGGGCTAGGAGGTGGACACGGTGGATCTGGTGGACATGGGGGTGGTTTGTCACTGGGTGGATTTGGAGGTGGATCTAGTTTAGGTGGGTTTGGGGGTGGATCTAGTTTAGGTGGATTCAGCGGTGGATCTAGTTCATTCGGTGGATCTGGTGGATTCAGTGGTGGATCCGGTGGATTCAGTGGTGGGTCTGGTGGATTCAGTGGTGGGTCTGGGGGATTTAGTGGTGGATCTGGATTCGGCGGTGGATCCGGTGGATTCGGCGGTGGAAGCAGTGGTGGTGCTTTAATCCAGAAACACATTTACGTACACGTTCCACCACCAGAAGCACCAGAAGAACGTCCATTCAGACCTCAGCTCCAAACTGCTGCACCACAGAAAcactacaaaattattttcatcaaggCACCAACCCCACCAGCACCAACTGCACCTGTCATACCAGCTCTCCAACAAGACGAACAGAAAACTCTTATCTACGTTTTGGTTAAGAAACCCGAAGATGCTCCAGAAATAAACTTGCCCACTGCTGCACCAACTCAACCATCTAAACCCGAGGTCTACTTCATCAAATACAAGACCCAGGTAATAATCACTTTCCACTAATTAacttactaattaataataaataaaattacttaatattttgtatttgaaaTTGCAGAAAGAAGGTGGCTCAATCGGTGGTGGATCAATCGGTGGTGGATCAATCGGCGGTGGATCAATCGGTGGAGGCTCAATTGGTGGTGGATCAATCGGTGGAGGAAGTGGAATTGGCGGTGGATCAATCGGTGGTGGATCACATGGTGGATCAATTGGTGGAGGAAGTGGATCAATCGGCGGTGGAATTGGTGGTGGTGACGGACACGGTGGATCTGGACCAAGCGGACCAAGTGGCAACTACGGACCACCTGGACAATCTGGTCCATACTAGTCAATTGATAACCAGCAGCAACACCAACGATTACAATGAGAACCGGAGACTACGATACCgattctcatagtaaattCTCCTCGACCTTCTGCTCTACTCATTAATTTAACgatcatcattattataattatcattattattaatattattataaatatcgtACTTAACAAACGCACGTGCGAGCGCAGATTTAAACGTGCGCCCGTTCCACGTTCGACGCGGTAGCGCAAAGTCGATCGTCCGATGCCCGCAACGATCGGCCTTACGCTACCTAGTACTCTTCTCTCTACCTTTTTGTACCATGTTCTTTTCCTTATTAATTGTTGatttatgatattatatatatatatttttttttttttttttatattaataatattattattattaatgtcgtacaattgtaattataatatacgTGTCTGAAGATCAGGATATTTTGTAAACGATACGATAACGAATCGACGACTTTGTTATAAATGACCAACACGACTATGGCGCGCAATGTCGAGGTATAATGGacctctttatttttatacgtaATACACTTTTTTGCAACAAAAACGGTGGCGAAATAAAGCttctttatgtatttttttacataaaagataaaaaaaaaaaattatttttttcattattaccaACTTACCTCTCCTATAagcttaatattttaataaaacagcGGCTGAATGGCAGGCGGTAGAGAGAAGCGACTTTCACCTGGGTGAATTTCGAGGAGACGTCAGGAGCTCGAGAACAAGGAGAGGATAGACAACTAAGGAACTAACCAGGTAGCAGGTGCCGCGACCTTTGATCCATCTGCTTTCACCCGCTCGTGTGATCAAAACTCTCCAATGGTCACCCACTTGTgtgtataagtataaataaaataaaatatatgcctGGGATCAGTAAATCCTTtcacatttatttaactagtatatatatatatggatgtgttaaaaaaactgactatttttttatgaatgggtttgaaatttttgtgtgTAGCAAAATAAAGGTCTTGTAaaaatttgagcccttaatattttaattaagaggtcgctaattgtaattttttatggcCATTTAAACAACAtgggttttttattttgaattttataacgaGTGAATCAGTGGATCGAAAAGGTCGATATATATTTCGGGGGGAAATTGAACGCtgtacaaaaaaggtctcttgttattttttgataaatttaatttttcaaaagttattcgagggCAGAGGaaattcatagtaaatttcataattatgtgatattggcgaaactatcagacttatcacaaaatgttataggaccttttttgtagataatttaattgtctacaaaTGATCTATTATGAAgtttccgaaatttttgaaagttctttagttatttgcatttaaaagtaattaattaaaatcggCCGAAATACGATTTCTTGATAAACTGACATTTAAATGCAAATATCTAAAGAGTTTTcaggaattttgaaaactatgTAAGAGATAAGTTGTGGGGAAtgaaattatctacaaaaaaggtcctataacattttgtgataagtcgtATAGTTTCGGCAATGtcacataattataaaatttactatgaatttTCGTTTgacctcgaataacttttaaaaaagtaaatttatcaaaaaatgataagagaccttttttgtacagcgttcaatttccaacaaaaaatgtatatcaACTTTTTCGATCCACTGATTCACTaacgagttataaaattccaaatgaaaaaaaaattcccatgtGATTTAAATGGgggataaaaaattacgattaGCGATCTCTTAACTTTAATAAAACCCattcatgaaaaaaagatACTCAGTTTTTTTTGCACAgtctaatatacatatatatatagatacatatgtATAGATATGTGTAAAAGTATTGCAACCTTAGTGACTATTGCCATTATTGGACTAAAGGCTTTTGGCTCACGGCCAAACTCGACAATCTCTTGCCTAAAAAGATTCGATGCAGTTTCACTGACGCGGGTTTTAACCCGAGATTAGATGTTGCATAAACAGTGAATAATTACAGGTTTACGCATTCCTTTACCGTCAATAAACCTGTCTAGTGTTAATAAACTAGTATACAAggtattactattataactttttccgTGTTCcgtaattttattgtttccaTTTAATGGAGATGCCTCGTATCTGTACAAGCGACTCTGTCATCTTAAGCTTTCTCAATTtactttcatatttaatatactttttatttttactgattcaATAATACGgttgttttgatttttttttttttttatttcaatattaaattttttttacggccctatgaaaatttttatacacaaaaataattatgaaaaaatccaCTCGATTACTCGCTTTTAGTTCTATAGGTCAGAGttcgatataaaaataaagaattgtCACGAttacgaaaattaatttttttatacgacaaaaaaaactttacagCTGAAATTTACGCATATTGGGTAGcagtttctataaaaaaacaaaattacacGTTTAATATCACAAAGACACTAAAATCTGAGTCTGGAAGTGAGAATTTTGTGCGACGATGCGCCGCGTTGCAGAGACTGCGCAAACTAACATGTAGCAAATACGCCTACTAgactttgaattaaaattgcaGCCAAACTATTGAACTTACGACTAAAGTCAttctatacttttttataggaaatttaattttctacaaaaaagtattcttataaatttttcatattttcaatattttagtcgtaatcttaatttaaacaCTAGAatatcaattcaaaattttttaaccttaTTCGCTGTgcttcaaattaaatttacagtttatttatcacagatacaaaaaaatcacatgaatacaaatttacagaggataaaatttcctacaaaaaatgattctttactttttttgttaaattcaataattcatgagttatttaatttaaaagttttatttaaaaataataatacttggtaatgaataaaatgaaataaaaaaaaaaaaaacattaacatgcaataaaatttaactataaaaaataactacaaGAAAACATCTTCCGTGTAAAAAGGCACAACAAAATCACAtctcgtaattatttaaactcttctccatgtaacttttttttttaagttttcttttcgtaaatcaaaaaaaaaaaacttttatggTTAAACTTTCACTCGAAGGCGGTCAATTGCGGAAgacgataaaataaaacattcgGTTTTCAAGgtccattttattattattatttttttttttttttataactgatCAATTCtcccattatttattttgtaatattttataaaattcccaGATACAGAGAAAGTGGTCCATCGAAAGGATGGAGCCTCCTCTCGATTTAAGAGGTTCCATCAtcttacttgaattaaaagcCGTctgatttaaacaaaaaaaattataaataataataaaagtaagttgaataaataaaaaaaaaaaaatatgtaagtaaatagaaaaaatagtgTATCACGTGTGCCCGGAAGTCGAGTAAGTGAAAGTTCACGTCGATTTGCCAACTTTACTTGCGCGGAAGACTCCCTGAAGAATACCAATTAGCGGAACCGTACCAGTCTTAATCTTCTCTATTTTCTATCTCTATTTTGAATTCCCTTAATTCGATCTCTCACTTTTAGTAACCTGTAGCTGTATGACGACTTCCACATGACAACTGACGGctcgaaaaaataaacaacacGATTTGTTATTCCCCGCACGAAATTCTTGCGCAACGAATCAATCGcgaataaacaataaattaaaaataatttcacgtACGCCATATTGTCGCTAATAAGCCGTCttcagaaaatgaaaatgtaaaaaaatcctTTGTGTTAAGGATGAAAAAAGAGTACGTTAATTAGCTTAGGCCAGCGTTGAACCATTTTTATCACAAGCGAAAATCAAAGATTGCACTCTAGCCATTGTCTAGGTACAGGcaataaatttacttgtccagtattttttacagtttattcACTCACTCACCAGTCAGTCAGTCAGTCAGTCAGTCTGACTGGAGTCAATCTGTATCCTGTCTTTCTATgccgaaaaatataataaatcctCGCAACGCCCTCGATCATCGAATAATGCTTGCAGGAAGTGTcttctttatattattttattatatgtattGTGTAATTGACATGTTTtcttggatttaaataaattttaattgtaaatgtTATGCAAATAGTcgagtttaatattttaggaATTTATGGATTATGTAAAAtgttgtgaaaaatttttgacatttttttaaggaTTTAGAGTCTGATGAAATTGGATAGGAGATTTTGAAAGATTGTGGAGTTGATTGGAATTtggagaaattttaaaattatttggaaaactttaaagttctagaaaattttgaaaactctagaaagttataaaattggCTGGGAAATTTTAGAAGAGTTTTGGAGTTGATTAAAGATAGGAGAAATTTAGAAATAACCCAGAAAACTCCGGAAAATTCtagaatttttatgaaatattctaGGAAGTCATGAAATTATCtaggaaattttaaaagaattctGGAGTTGATTAAAGTTGAGAGAAATGTAGAAATTATCTGGAAAACTGGCgatttctagaaaatttttgaaatactctAGAAAGTCATGAAATTGTCTAGAAGATTGAGAAAAGTTTCAGAATCGAATGGTATGTTAAAGAAGTTTTTTAGATCATCtggaaaattaaagaattctagaattctttttaataatctagaaaaatatgaaattgtCTAGACTATTGCAGAATTCTAGAATCGAGTGACAtttcagaaattttgaaataatcgaGAAAACTCCGAAAAATtctagaattttataaaa
This genomic interval carries:
- the LOC103580263 gene encoding pupal cuticle protein 36 encodes the protein MRVFMIVALAAVAMARPEAGYSYQQPSSSYGAPGGSGGLGGGHGGSGGHGGGLSLGGFGGGSSLGGFGGGSSLGGFSGGSSSFGGSGGFSGGSGGFSGGSGGFSGGSGGFSGGSGFGGGSGGFGGGSSGGALIQKHIYVHVPPPEAPEERPFRPQLQTAAPQKHYKIIFIKAPTPPAPTAPVIPALQQDEQKTLIYVLVKKPEDAPEINLPTAAPTQPSKPEVYFIKYKTQKEGGSIGGGSIGGGSIGGGSIGGGSIGGGSIGGGSGIGGGSIGGGSHGGSIGGGSGSIGGGIGGGDGHGGSGPMIHKHVYVHVPPPEAPEYKPPKYLPPAAAPQKHYKIVFIKAPTPPTPTAPVIPVVPQDEQKTLIYVLVKKPEEAPDVVVPTPAPTQPSKPEVYFIRYKTQKEQSGSYGPPAAPQDSYGPPSSGTGGPY